One part of the Mycobacteriales bacterium genome encodes these proteins:
- a CDS encoding (2Fe-2S)-binding protein: protein MQITVTVNGEEHTDEVEPRLLLVHYLRDHLRLTGTHWGCDTSNCGTCVVWLDGTPAKSCTVLAAMADGRAVRTVEGLADGATLDPVQQGFVECHGLQCGFCTPGMLLTARWLLDHNPDPSEGEIREAISGQSCRCTGYENIVRSVRWAAEHERTTEVSA, encoded by the coding sequence ATGCAGATCACCGTGACGGTCAATGGCGAGGAGCACACCGACGAGGTCGAGCCGCGCCTGCTGCTGGTGCACTACCTGCGCGACCACCTGCGACTGACCGGCACCCACTGGGGCTGCGACACGTCCAACTGCGGAACCTGCGTGGTGTGGCTGGACGGAACGCCGGCGAAGTCCTGCACCGTCCTTGCGGCGATGGCCGACGGGCGCGCGGTGCGGACGGTAGAAGGCCTCGCCGACGGAGCAACGCTCGATCCCGTGCAGCAGGGCTTCGTCGAGTGTCACGGTCTGCAGTGCGGCTTCTGTACGCCGGGGATGTTGCTCACCGCACGCTGGCTGCTCGACCACAACCCCGACCCGTCCGAAGGTGAGATCCGGGAGGCGATCTCGGGCCAGTCGTGTCGCTGCACCGGATACGAGAACATCGTCCGGTCCGTCCGGTGGGCCGCCGAGCACGAGCGCACCACGGAGGTATCGGCATGA
- a CDS encoding xanthine dehydrogenase family protein subunit M, which produces MQVPARFEYERATSVDHALSLLERAGPDSFLIAGGHSLIPMMRLRLAQPESVIDINDLTELSYIRVDDGHLCIGALTRHAELLASPLAHEHFPIFTDAERVIADPIVRNRGTIGGSLCQADPAEDLSAAFAAVHATAVIRGSSQQREVPVRELHTGPYETVVGDAEMLTELRVLIRPGGGSAYEKVERRVGDWPVAAAGAAVWLDGDVVADVGIGLTAVGAAHYFAPEAEEFLRGQPATDDSFVEAGRIAGEHSNPTADQRGPVDYKRHLADELTTRALRRATARALGQEA; this is translated from the coding sequence ATGCAGGTGCCCGCACGGTTCGAGTACGAACGCGCCACCAGCGTCGATCATGCGCTGTCACTGCTCGAGCGGGCCGGACCTGACTCGTTCCTGATCGCCGGCGGGCACAGTTTGATCCCGATGATGCGGCTCCGGCTGGCCCAGCCCGAGTCGGTGATCGACATCAACGACCTCACCGAGCTGTCCTACATCAGGGTCGACGACGGCCACCTGTGCATCGGCGCGCTGACCAGACATGCCGAATTGCTCGCGTCACCGCTGGCTCATGAGCACTTCCCCATCTTCACCGACGCCGAGCGGGTGATCGCCGACCCGATTGTGCGCAACCGCGGCACGATCGGCGGCTCGCTGTGCCAAGCCGACCCGGCGGAGGATCTATCCGCGGCGTTCGCGGCCGTGCACGCGACCGCGGTGATCCGCGGATCGTCGCAGCAGCGGGAGGTGCCGGTGCGCGAGCTGCACACCGGACCCTACGAGACCGTCGTCGGCGACGCGGAGATGCTGACCGAGCTGCGCGTGCTGATCCGCCCGGGCGGCGGCAGTGCCTACGAGAAGGTCGAGCGTCGGGTCGGCGACTGGCCGGTCGCAGCGGCCGGAGCCGCGGTGTGGCTGGACGGCGACGTGGTCGCCGATGTCGGCATCGGACTCACCGCCGTCGGTGCCGCACACTACTTCGCCCCCGAGGCGGAGGAATTCCTGCGCGGGCAACCGGCCACCGACGACAGCTTCGTCGAGGCTGGCCGTATCGCGGGGGAACACTCCAATCCGACGGCCGACCAACGCGGTCCGGTCGACTACAAGCGGCACCTTGCCGACGAGCTCACCACCCGCGCGCTGCGCCGCGCGACGGCCCGCGCACTGGGGCAGGAGGCCTGA
- a CDS encoding aerobic carbon-monoxide dehydrogenase large subunit produces the protein MTDVAERPIGYGRMTRKEDPRFIRGHGNYIDDITLPGMLHAAILRSPYAHARIVSIDTSAAEADPHVKAVITGETLAGLNLAWMPTLSNDVQAVLATDKVRFQGQEVAFVVADDRYAARDAVELIDVDYEPLPPVVDARHALDADAPVIRDDVEGRSDNHIFDWDAGDKVRTDAVFADAEVVVSQDILYPRVHPAPLETCGSIADLDPITGKLTVWTTTQAPHAHRTIYALVAGLPEQKIRIISPDIGGGFGNKVGIYPGYVCAVVGSIVTGKPVKWVEDRSENLVSTSFARDYHMRGEIAATKDGTIRALRVNVLADHGAFNGTAQPTKFPAGFFHIFTGSYDLETAYCAVTGVYTNKAPGGVAYACSFRITEAAYLVERMVDVLAQELKMDPAELRLKNLLRPEQFPYTCATGWVYDSGDYAHTLREAMRIAGYDDLRREQAEKRERGELMGIGISFFTEAVGAGPRKDMDILGLGMADGAELRVHPTGKAVLRLSVQTQGQGHETTFAQIVAEEIGIPPDDIEVVHGDTDQTPFGLGTYGSRSTPVSGAATAVVARKVRDRARIVASAMLEVAPDDLEWEKGRFFVHGDPDQGKTIQEIALAAHSSLELPEGVEGQLDATCVYNPPNLTYPFGAYICVVDVDRGTGAVKVRRFIAVDDCGVRINPMIVEGQVHGGLADGVGMALMQVIAFDADGNCLGGSFMDYLLPTSMECPSWELGETVTPSPHHPIGAKGVGESATVGSPAAVVNAVVDAISPLGVRHADMPLTPANVWAAMQGRPVRTDLAIT, from the coding sequence ATGACCGACGTCGCGGAACGGCCGATCGGTTACGGCCGGATGACCCGGAAGGAAGACCCCCGGTTCATCCGCGGCCACGGCAACTACATCGACGACATCACCCTGCCGGGCATGCTGCACGCAGCGATCCTGCGCAGCCCCTACGCGCACGCGCGCATCGTGTCGATCGACACCAGCGCCGCCGAGGCCGACCCGCACGTCAAGGCGGTCATCACCGGCGAGACGCTCGCCGGTCTCAACCTCGCGTGGATGCCCACACTGTCCAACGACGTGCAAGCCGTGCTGGCCACCGACAAAGTGCGCTTCCAGGGTCAGGAAGTGGCGTTCGTGGTCGCCGACGATCGCTACGCCGCCCGCGACGCCGTGGAATTGATCGACGTCGATTACGAGCCCCTGCCACCGGTCGTCGACGCCCGGCACGCGCTCGACGCGGACGCCCCGGTGATCCGCGACGACGTGGAGGGCAGGTCGGACAACCACATCTTCGACTGGGACGCCGGTGACAAGGTCCGCACCGACGCGGTCTTCGCCGACGCCGAGGTGGTCGTCTCGCAGGACATCCTCTATCCACGGGTGCACCCCGCGCCGCTGGAGACCTGCGGGTCGATCGCCGACCTGGACCCCATCACCGGGAAGCTCACCGTCTGGACGACGACGCAGGCGCCGCATGCGCACCGCACGATCTACGCACTCGTCGCCGGACTGCCGGAGCAGAAGATCCGCATCATCTCCCCCGACATCGGTGGCGGCTTCGGCAACAAGGTCGGCATTTATCCCGGATACGTATGCGCGGTGGTCGGTTCGATCGTCACCGGCAAGCCGGTGAAGTGGGTGGAGGACCGGTCGGAAAACCTGGTCAGTACGTCGTTCGCCCGCGACTACCACATGCGCGGCGAGATCGCGGCGACCAAGGACGGCACGATCCGCGCGCTACGGGTCAACGTGCTCGCCGACCACGGGGCGTTCAACGGCACCGCGCAGCCGACCAAGTTCCCGGCCGGCTTCTTCCACATATTCACCGGCTCCTACGACCTCGAGACGGCGTACTGCGCCGTCACCGGCGTCTACACCAATAAAGCGCCCGGCGGCGTCGCCTACGCGTGTTCGTTCCGGATCACCGAGGCGGCCTACCTCGTCGAGCGGATGGTCGACGTACTCGCGCAGGAGCTGAAGATGGATCCCGCCGAGCTCCGGCTGAAAAACCTGCTCCGGCCCGAGCAGTTCCCCTATACGTGCGCGACCGGCTGGGTCTACGACTCGGGCGACTACGCGCACACGCTGAGGGAGGCGATGCGGATCGCCGGGTACGACGACCTGCGCCGTGAACAGGCGGAGAAGCGCGAGCGGGGCGAGCTGATGGGAATCGGGATCAGCTTCTTCACCGAGGCGGTCGGCGCCGGCCCGCGCAAGGACATGGACATCCTGGGCCTCGGCATGGCCGACGGCGCGGAGCTCCGGGTACACCCGACCGGCAAGGCGGTGCTGCGGCTCTCGGTGCAGACACAGGGACAGGGCCACGAGACGACGTTCGCGCAGATCGTCGCCGAGGAGATCGGCATTCCGCCGGACGACATCGAGGTCGTCCACGGCGACACCGACCAGACGCCCTTCGGCCTGGGCACCTACGGCTCCAGGTCGACGCCGGTCTCTGGTGCGGCGACGGCCGTGGTGGCACGCAAAGTCCGGGACCGGGCCCGCATCGTCGCCTCCGCCATGCTCGAGGTGGCGCCCGACGATCTGGAGTGGGAGAAGGGCCGATTCTTCGTCCACGGCGACCCGGACCAGGGCAAGACGATCCAGGAGATCGCGCTCGCGGCGCATTCCAGCCTCGAGCTGCCCGAGGGCGTCGAGGGGCAACTCGACGCCACCTGCGTCTACAACCCCCCCAACCTGACCTATCCCTTCGGTGCCTACATCTGTGTCGTGGACGTCGATCGCGGCACGGGTGCGGTGAAGGTCCGGCGGTTCATCGCCGTCGACGACTGCGGAGTGCGGATCAACCCGATGATCGTCGAGGGCCAGGTGCACGGCGGGCTCGCCGACGGGGTGGGCATGGCGCTGATGCAGGTGATCGCCTTCGACGCCGACGGCAACTGTCTCGGCGGGTCGTTCATGGACTACCTGCTACCAACCTCGATGGAATGCCCGTCGTGGGAGCTCGGTGAAACAGTGACACCGTCGCCGCACCATCCGATCGGCGCCAAGGGCGTCGGGGAGTCGGCCACGGTCGGCTCCCCCGCCGCCGTGGTCAATGCGGTGGTGGACGCGATCTCGCCGCTCGGCGTACGGCATGCGGACATGCCGCTCACCCCCGCCAACGTCTGGGCGGCTATGCAGGGCCGGCCGGTGCGCACCGACCTGGCCATCACCTAG